From a region of the Pseudomonadaceae bacterium SI-3 genome:
- a CDS encoding carboxylic ester hydrolase — protein MIQSRPRSKETTEEQLVELLRRSATVLPAIDDPEFADAFEQFADARVVLIGEASHGTSEFYRARAAITRRLIERHGFSIVAVEADWPDAAKIDRYVRQHQPPAWVEEGFKRFPIWMWRNQEVADFARWLRDHNDGLPAEQRVEFRGLDVYSLGASIQEVVGYLDRVDPDAAATARRRYGCLSPWHDEPAIYGRNVMRGEPSCESAVVEQLRALLDQRLEYMKKDGSSFFNAEQNARVVLAAEQYYRAMYQGSTESWNLRDRHMFDTLQALLAHRGEGAKAVVWAHNSHIGNAASTSMGWGGEFNIGELCRTAFGRDAVLIGMGTDRGEVAAADNWDEPMQVKQVRPSRPDSWEQLFLRTELPASLTTWRDDPQLRKALARPRLERAIGVIYRPATERQSHYFQAILSEQFDALLWLEQTHAVKPIGPQQIDEESVPDTYPFGE, from the coding sequence ATGATCCAGTCACGTCCACGATCTAAAGAAACGACCGAGGAACAGCTGGTAGAGCTGCTGCGCCGTAGCGCAACCGTATTGCCTGCCATTGATGATCCGGAATTTGCCGACGCCTTCGAGCAGTTCGCTGACGCACGGGTGGTGTTGATCGGCGAAGCCAGCCACGGCACGTCGGAGTTCTACCGCGCCCGAGCGGCGATAACCCGCCGATTGATCGAGCGACACGGCTTCAGCATCGTCGCCGTCGAAGCCGACTGGCCGGATGCGGCAAAGATCGACCGCTACGTGCGTCAACACCAGCCACCCGCCTGGGTCGAGGAAGGCTTCAAACGCTTTCCGATCTGGATGTGGCGCAACCAGGAGGTCGCTGATTTCGCCCGTTGGCTGCGTGACCACAACGATGGCCTACCCGCCGAACAACGGGTGGAATTTCGCGGGCTGGACGTCTACAGCCTGGGTGCCTCGATCCAGGAGGTGGTCGGCTATCTCGACCGGGTCGACCCGGACGCCGCCGCGACCGCGCGGCGCCGATATGGCTGTCTCAGCCCTTGGCATGACGAGCCGGCGATCTACGGTCGCAACGTGATGCGCGGCGAACCCTCCTGCGAGAGCGCCGTGGTCGAACAGCTACGCGCCTTGCTCGACCAGCGGCTGGAATACATGAAGAAGGACGGCAGCAGCTTCTTCAATGCCGAGCAGAATGCACGCGTCGTGCTCGCCGCCGAGCAGTACTACCGAGCCATGTACCAGGGCTCGACCGAATCGTGGAACCTGCGTGATCGGCACATGTTCGACACCTTGCAGGCCCTACTGGCGCATCGCGGTGAGGGTGCCAAGGCGGTGGTCTGGGCGCACAACTCGCACATCGGCAACGCCGCTTCGACCTCCATGGGCTGGGGCGGCGAATTCAATATCGGTGAGCTGTGCCGCACCGCCTTCGGTCGCGATGCGGTGCTGATCGGCATGGGTACCGACCGCGGCGAGGTGGCAGCGGCTGACAACTGGGACGAACCCATGCAGGTCAAACAGGTTCGGCCGTCGCGCCCGGACAGCTGGGAGCAGCTGTTCTTGCGCACTGAACTACCGGCTTCGCTAACCACGTGGCGCGATGATCCGCAGCTCCGCAAAGCACTGGCCAGGCCGCGCCTCGAGCGGGCCATTGGGGTGATCTACCGTCCGGCTACCGAACGCCAGAGCCATTATTTCCAAGCCATACTGTCTGAACAGTTCGACGCCCTACTCTGGCTCGAACAGACCCACGCGGTCAAACCGATCGGCCCCCAGCAGATCGATGAAGAGAGCGTTCCGGATACCTACCCATTCGGAGAATGA
- a CDS encoding 23S rRNA (uracil(1939)-C(5))-methyltransferase RlmD, with product MAKRSGGLRFQPSGGEKKPQVPTGKKQRLSIERLANDGRGIAFVDNRTWFVEGALPEEDVEARVLNARSQIVEARTERVLAASDRRRAEPCPHARVCGGCNLQHLSAADQLELKQRSLAEQLSRVASIEPQQWAAPLSGPEFGYRRRARLAVRWDHKARRLDVGFRASASQDIVAIRECQVLVQPLQTLLPALLAVLHALDKPQAIGHLELFSGTAEAVLVRHTAALGSDDLKRLVDFANEQNVQLWLQGEGPAQPLDPAYRLGYRLPAWDLELAWRPGDFVQVNAPVNEAMVTQALEWLAPEPGERVLDLFCGLGNFSLPLARKGAEVVAVEGIGEMVERARTNAEQNGLQSAHFYQADLSKPLIEAQWAKGGFAAVLLDPPRDGALEIVRQMATLGARRVVYVSCNPATLARDAAELVGQGYQLKQAGVLDMFPQTAHVEAMALFERPA from the coding sequence ATGGCCAAACGCAGTGGTGGCTTGCGCTTCCAGCCTAGCGGTGGCGAGAAGAAGCCTCAGGTTCCGACCGGCAAGAAGCAGCGGCTGAGCATTGAGCGGCTGGCGAACGATGGTCGCGGCATCGCCTTTGTCGATAACCGCACTTGGTTCGTCGAAGGGGCCTTGCCCGAGGAAGACGTCGAGGCTCGCGTACTGAACGCCCGCAGCCAGATCGTCGAAGCCCGTACCGAGCGGGTGCTGGCTGCCAGCGACCGGCGGCGTGCCGAGCCGTGCCCGCATGCGCGGGTTTGCGGAGGCTGCAACCTGCAGCACCTGAGCGCGGCCGATCAACTCGAACTGAAACAGCGCAGCCTCGCCGAGCAATTGTCCCGGGTGGCCTCGATCGAGCCGCAGCAATGGGCGGCGCCGCTCAGTGGCCCCGAGTTCGGCTATCGCCGGCGCGCGCGGTTGGCGGTGCGCTGGGACCACAAGGCGCGGCGGCTCGACGTCGGTTTTCGCGCCAGTGCCAGCCAGGATATTGTCGCCATTCGCGAATGTCAGGTGCTGGTACAACCCTTGCAGACGCTGTTGCCGGCTTTACTGGCCGTGTTGCACGCATTGGATAAGCCGCAAGCGATCGGGCATCTGGAGTTGTTCAGCGGGACGGCCGAGGCTGTGCTGGTACGCCATACCGCTGCGCTGGGGTCGGACGATCTTAAGCGTTTGGTCGACTTCGCGAATGAGCAGAACGTGCAGCTCTGGCTGCAAGGCGAGGGTCCGGCGCAGCCCCTGGACCCTGCGTACAGGTTGGGCTACCGCTTGCCGGCATGGGATCTGGAATTGGCCTGGCGACCAGGCGACTTTGTCCAGGTTAACGCGCCGGTCAACGAGGCGATGGTGACGCAAGCCCTTGAATGGCTGGCACCGGAACCGGGCGAGCGGGTGCTCGACCTGTTCTGCGGGCTGGGCAACTTCAGCTTGCCGCTGGCTCGAAAGGGTGCAGAAGTGGTGGCCGTCGAAGGTATTGGCGAGATGGTCGAGCGCGCGCGCACCAATGCGGAGCAAAACGGCCTTCAGAGTGCGCACTTTTATCAGGCGGACCTGTCGAAGCCGCTTATCGAGGCGCAGTGGGCCAAGGGCGGCTTCGCGGCGGTGCTGCTCGATCCGCCGCGTGATGGTGCGTTGGAAATTGTGCGGCAGATGGCGACTTTAGGCGCACGGCGCGTGGTCTATGTTTCGTGCAATCCTGCAACGCTGGCGCGCGATGCCGCTGAGTTGGTCGGGCAGGGCTATCAATTAAAGCAAGCAGGCGTGCTGGACATGTTTCCGCAAACCGCGCACGTCGAGGCCATGGCACTCTTCGAGCGGCCAGCGTAG
- a CDS encoding phosphoribosyltransferase yields MRVLMPESQLFRDRTHAGQELAEALQHLAADSPLVLALPRGGVPVAFEVAQRLRAPLDLVLVRKIGAPGNEELALGAVIDGAEPKWVINQELLNQIAPPPSWFEEEMQRQLTELERRRHRYCGERPAPVLTDRCVIVIDDGIATGATVRAALKGLKQSKPSHVVLAAPVGPRDVIEMLKTEVDELICLAMPEPFIGVGCHYGNFEQTSDEQVVDLLARAAGPAW; encoded by the coding sequence ATGCGCGTCTTAATGCCCGAATCGCAACTGTTTCGCGACCGCACCCATGCCGGCCAGGAGTTGGCCGAAGCCCTGCAGCACCTTGCGGCGGATTCGCCTCTGGTGCTGGCCCTGCCGCGCGGAGGGGTTCCGGTCGCCTTCGAAGTGGCGCAGCGCTTGAGGGCGCCACTGGATCTGGTGCTGGTGCGCAAGATCGGCGCGCCGGGTAACGAAGAGCTGGCGCTGGGCGCGGTGATCGACGGCGCCGAGCCGAAGTGGGTGATCAACCAGGAATTGCTTAACCAGATCGCACCACCACCGAGCTGGTTCGAAGAAGAAATGCAGCGTCAACTGACCGAGCTGGAACGCCGTCGGCATCGCTACTGTGGCGAGCGACCAGCCCCCGTGCTCACGGATCGCTGCGTCATCGTGATCGATGATGGCATCGCCACCGGTGCCACGGTGCGGGCAGCGTTGAAGGGGCTCAAGCAATCGAAGCCGAGCCACGTGGTCCTAGCCGCGCCAGTGGGCCCACGGGATGTGATCGAAATGTTGAAAACAGAAGTGGACGAGCTGATCTGCCTGGCAATGCCCGAGCCGTTCATCGGGGTTGGTTGTCATTACGGCAACTTCGAACAAACCAGCGACGAGCAGGTGGTCGACCTGCTCGCGCGGGCCGCTGGTCCGGCGTGGTGA
- a CDS encoding nucleoside triphosphate pyrophosphohydrolase: MYQLNDLLHLMARLRDPQHGCPWDLQQDYASIVPHTLEEAYEVADAIESGDFDHLPGELGDLLFQVVYYSQLAKEEGRFEFDAVVDGITRKLLRRHPHVFPDGDLYGSPELPRLDEAQIKQRWEEIKAEERAEKSAVPEQLSLLDDVPSALPALSRAAKLQKRTAQVGFDWPDALPVVDKVREELDEVLEAMSENDPEAIAEEIGDLLFVTVNLARHLKVDPENALRAANRKFERRFRFIEQTLRDSGRPIENCDLEELDALWGEAKKAEKIPTCG, translated from the coding sequence ATGTACCAGCTCAATGACCTTCTGCACCTGATGGCCCGGCTGCGTGATCCGCAGCATGGCTGCCCGTGGGATCTGCAGCAGGATTACGCCAGCATCGTGCCGCATACTCTGGAAGAAGCCTATGAGGTGGCGGATGCCATCGAGAGCGGTGACTTCGATCATTTGCCGGGTGAGCTGGGCGACTTGCTGTTCCAGGTTGTCTATTACAGCCAACTGGCGAAGGAGGAGGGCCGCTTCGAGTTCGATGCGGTCGTTGATGGCATCACCCGCAAGCTGTTGCGTCGGCACCCGCACGTGTTCCCTGACGGCGATCTCTACGGCTCGCCGGAGTTGCCCCGTCTCGACGAAGCGCAGATCAAGCAGCGTTGGGAAGAAATCAAGGCCGAGGAACGCGCGGAGAAGTCAGCAGTGCCCGAGCAACTGTCGCTGCTTGATGATGTGCCCAGCGCGTTGCCCGCCTTGAGTCGCGCCGCCAAGCTGCAGAAGCGCACCGCTCAGGTCGGCTTCGACTGGCCGGACGCGTTGCCGGTGGTGGACAAGGTGCGTGAGGAACTCGACGAAGTCCTCGAGGCCATGAGCGAGAACGACCCGGAGGCCATTGCTGAGGAAATCGGCGATTTGCTGTTCGTCACGGTCAATCTGGCGCGGCACCTGAAGGTCGATCCGGAGAATGCATTGCGAGCGGCCAATCGCAAGTTTGAGCGACGCTTTCGCTTTATCGAACAAACCTTGCGGGATAGCGGCCGGCCCATTGAAAATTGCGACCTGGAAGAGCTCGACGCGCTATGGGGCGAGGCCAAGAAAGCCGAAAAGATACCGACCTGCGGTTGA
- a CDS encoding DUF2058 domain-containing protein — protein sequence MSLSLRDQLLKAGLVNEKQAKQAGKQQQKQQRLVKKGQAEQDTSQRDAALKAHAEKLARDQELNRQQQEKAEQKARIAQVKQLIEGSRLPKLTTEDYYNFVDDKKVKRLSVNKLMRDKLSSGSLAIVRHGGGYEVIPREAALKIQERDPRRIVQLNVQTEAPDADDPYAAYQIPDDLMW from the coding sequence ATGAGTCTTTCCCTTCGCGATCAGCTGCTCAAAGCCGGGCTGGTCAATGAAAAACAGGCCAAGCAGGCCGGCAAGCAACAGCAGAAACAGCAGCGCCTGGTGAAGAAAGGCCAGGCTGAGCAGGACACCTCGCAACGCGATGCGGCACTTAAGGCTCATGCCGAAAAACTCGCCCGCGACCAGGAGCTGAACCGTCAGCAGCAGGAAAAAGCCGAACAGAAGGCCCGTATCGCGCAGGTCAAGCAACTGATCGAAGGCAGCCGCTTGCCTAAGTTGACCACCGAGGACTACTACAACTTCGTCGACGACAAGAAGGTCAAGCGCCTGTCGGTGAACAAGCTGATGCGCGACAAGCTCTCCAGTGGCTCGCTGGCTATCGTCCGCCATGGCGGCGGTTATGAAGTGATCCCGCGTGAGGCAGCACTGAAGATTCAGGAGCGCGACCCGCGCCGCATCGTGCAGCTCAATGTTCAGACCGAAGCGCCGGATGCCGATGATCCTTATGCCGCTTACCAGATCCCTGACGATCTGATGTGGTAA
- a CDS encoding GTP diphosphokinase, with translation MVQVRALQPINTDGSINLDGWLDHVLGMDPALDRDALKQACEFARAAEQQANAAKNLWSEGTSSYQIGLEIAEILADLKLDQDSLVAAVIYRGVREGKIQLAEVHQHFGPVVAKLIEGVLRMAAISDSLNPRESLVLGTQTQVENLRKMLVAMVDDVRVALIKLAERTCAIRAVKNADDDKRHRVAREVFDIYAPLAHRLGIGHIKWELEDLSFRYLEPEQYKQIAQLLHERRLDREQYIQNVVQQLKDELTATGIHPEIDGRAKHIYSIWRKMQKKGLQFSQIYDVRAVRVLVPEVRDCYTALGIVHTLWRHIPKEFDDYIANPKENGYRSLHTAVLGPEGKVLEVQIRTQAMHEEAELGVCAHWRYKGTDVKSTSNHYEEKISWLRQVLEWHEELGDIGGLADQLRVDIEPDRVYVFTPDGHAIDLPKGATPLDFAYRVHTEIGHNCRGAKINGRIVPLNYSLQTGEQVEIITSKHGSPSRDWLNPNLGYITTSRSRAKIVHWFKLQARDQNVAAGKALLERELGRLDLPPVDFDKLAEKANLKTAEDMFAALGAGDLRLAQLVNHAQQLVEPDSHSDDQLELIPKRPTSTKPGKRGDVQIQGVGNLLTQMAGCCQPLPGDPIVGYITLGRGVSIHRQDCASVLQLSGREPERIIQVSWGPIPEKTYPADISIRAYDRSGLLRDVSQILLNERINVLAVNTRSNKEDSTAQMTLTIEIPGLDALGRLLSRISQLPNIIEAKRQRTS, from the coding sequence ATGGTCCAGGTCAGAGCGCTTCAGCCGATCAACACCGACGGCAGCATCAACCTCGATGGCTGGCTCGATCATGTGCTGGGGATGGACCCGGCACTCGACCGCGACGCACTCAAGCAGGCCTGCGAGTTCGCCCGAGCGGCGGAGCAGCAGGCGAACGCGGCAAAGAACCTCTGGAGTGAAGGCACCTCCAGTTACCAGATTGGGCTGGAAATCGCCGAGATTCTCGCCGACCTCAAGCTTGATCAGGACAGCCTGGTCGCGGCCGTCATCTACCGCGGCGTGCGCGAAGGCAAGATCCAGCTGGCCGAGGTGCACCAGCACTTCGGCCCGGTGGTGGCGAAGCTGATCGAAGGTGTGCTGCGCATGGCGGCCATCAGCGACAGTCTCAACCCGCGCGAGTCGCTGGTGCTGGGCACACAAACCCAAGTGGAAAACCTGCGCAAGATGCTGGTGGCGATGGTCGACGACGTCCGCGTCGCGCTGATCAAGCTGGCCGAGCGAACCTGCGCCATCCGCGCGGTAAAGAACGCCGATGACGACAAGCGCCACCGCGTTGCTCGGGAAGTGTTCGATATCTATGCACCGCTGGCCCATCGCCTGGGCATCGGTCACATCAAGTGGGAGCTGGAGGACCTGTCCTTCCGCTACCTTGAGCCTGAACAGTACAAGCAGATCGCTCAGTTGCTGCATGAGCGCCGGCTGGATCGTGAGCAGTACATCCAGAACGTGGTCCAGCAACTCAAGGACGAACTGACCGCCACCGGGATCCATCCCGAAATCGACGGGCGTGCCAAGCACATCTATTCGATCTGGCGGAAGATGCAGAAGAAAGGCCTGCAGTTCAGTCAGATCTACGACGTTCGCGCCGTTCGCGTGCTGGTGCCCGAGGTTCGCGATTGCTACACCGCGCTGGGTATCGTGCACACCCTGTGGCGACACATTCCCAAGGAGTTTGACGACTACATCGCCAACCCCAAGGAGAACGGCTACCGCTCGTTGCATACCGCGGTGCTAGGGCCGGAAGGCAAGGTGCTGGAAGTGCAGATCCGCACGCAGGCCATGCACGAAGAAGCCGAGCTGGGCGTTTGCGCGCACTGGCGTTACAAGGGCACCGACGTCAAGAGCACCTCGAACCACTACGAGGAAAAGATCTCCTGGCTGCGTCAGGTGCTCGAATGGCATGAAGAGCTGGGTGATATTGGCGGTCTGGCCGATCAGCTGCGCGTCGACATCGAACCCGATCGCGTCTACGTATTCACCCCGGACGGCCATGCCATCGATCTGCCCAAGGGCGCCACACCGCTGGACTTCGCCTACCGCGTGCACACCGAGATCGGCCACAACTGCCGGGGTGCCAAGATCAATGGGCGCATCGTGCCGCTCAATTACAGCCTGCAGACCGGCGAGCAGGTCGAGATCATCACCAGCAAGCACGGCTCGCCGAGCCGCGACTGGCTGAACCCCAACCTGGGTTACATCACCACCTCGCGCTCGCGGGCGAAGATCGTCCACTGGTTCAAGCTGCAGGCCCGCGACCAGAACGTTGCGGCTGGCAAGGCGTTGCTGGAACGCGAATTGGGTCGCCTCGATCTGCCGCCGGTGGACTTCGACAAACTGGCGGAAAAAGCCAACCTGAAGACCGCTGAAGACATGTTCGCCGCACTGGGTGCCGGCGACCTGCGTCTGGCGCAATTGGTCAATCATGCCCAGCAACTGGTGGAACCGGATAGCCATAGCGACGATCAGCTTGAGCTGATCCCGAAGCGCCCCACCAGCACCAAACCGGGCAAGCGCGGCGACGTGCAGATCCAGGGTGTCGGCAATCTGCTCACGCAAATGGCGGGCTGCTGCCAGCCGCTGCCGGGCGATCCGATTGTCGGTTACATCACCTTAGGGCGCGGCGTCAGCATCCACCGCCAGGATTGCGCCTCGGTGTTGCAGCTGTCCGGACGTGAGCCGGAGCGGATCATTCAGGTCAGCTGGGGGCCGATCCCCGAGAAGACCTATCCGGCAGACATCAGCATTCGCGCCTACGACCGTTCCGGCCTGCTGCGTGACGTTTCGCAGATCCTGCTCAACGAGCGGATCAACGTACTGGCCGTCAACACCCGCTCGAACAAGGAAGACAGCACAGCGCAGATGACGCTCACCATTGAGATACCTGGGCTTGATGCGCTGGGGCGACTACTCAGCCGAATCTCGCAGCTGCCCAATATTATCGAGGCCAAGCGCCAGCGTACCTCCTGA